The following coding sequences lie in one Maribacter forsetii DSM 18668 genomic window:
- a CDS encoding Tex family protein, whose protein sequence is MQLLPYILKHTQLPEKGIQNTIELLNADCTIPFISRYRKERTGNLDEVQVGAIVKFKEQYEALDKRKKAIIKAVDEQGVLTTELKQKFEKAEDLTQLEDLYLPFKKSKKTKAEVARKNGLEPLAKIIMAQRDDNIDFTASKYLNATIENEDDALEGARHIISEWINERTDIRSSIRSQLARFAIISTKVIGTKKDDEKAQKFRDYFDWSEPLNKCPSHRLLAILRAESEKFIRVKIELDDERLLDRIENRIITTNNACGQQIELALADAYKRLLFPSLSNELLKGAKEKADDEAIAVFSNNLRQLLLGAPLGEKRILAIDPGFRTGCKVVCLDAQGNLVHNETIYPHAPQNDVAGAIKKLSSLANAYKIEAIAIGNGTASRETEQVVKKVIFNNPVEVFVVSEAGASIYSASKIARDEFPNYDVTVRGAVSIGRRLADPLAELVKIDPKSIGVGQYQHDVDQGKLKTSLDTVVESCVNSVGVNINTASVPLLSYVSGIGPKLAENIVTQRKEKGAFKSRKDIKDVPRLGGKAFEQGAAFLRIKDAENPLDDSAVHPESYGIVKQMAKDKGTEILSLIGNKTLLKEIDIQKYCTNDVGLPTLEDIRSELEKPGLDRREKAKVFTFDQTIKSITDLHSGQLLPGIVNNITNFGCFVDIGIKESGLIHVSNLSDSFVKDVNEHVHLHQQIIVKVLDVDVTRKRIQLKLHK, encoded by the coding sequence ATGCAATTACTGCCTTATATACTAAAACATACCCAATTGCCAGAGAAGGGAATTCAAAATACTATTGAGCTTTTAAATGCCGATTGTACCATACCTTTTATTTCTAGGTATCGTAAAGAACGTACGGGCAATTTGGATGAAGTACAAGTAGGTGCAATAGTTAAATTCAAAGAACAATATGAAGCCCTTGATAAGCGTAAAAAAGCAATTATAAAGGCTGTAGACGAGCAAGGAGTATTAACTACTGAATTGAAACAGAAATTTGAAAAGGCTGAAGATCTCACCCAATTAGAAGATTTATACCTCCCATTTAAAAAGAGTAAAAAAACCAAAGCCGAAGTAGCCCGTAAAAACGGCTTAGAGCCGTTAGCAAAAATCATAATGGCGCAACGTGATGACAATATTGATTTCACAGCATCCAAATATCTCAATGCAACCATAGAAAATGAAGATGATGCTTTAGAAGGAGCACGCCATATTATTTCTGAGTGGATCAATGAACGCACAGATATAAGAAGTTCCATAAGATCTCAATTAGCGCGATTTGCCATTATTAGCACCAAAGTAATAGGTACTAAAAAGGACGATGAAAAGGCTCAGAAATTCAGAGATTATTTTGATTGGAGCGAACCTTTGAATAAATGTCCGTCTCACCGATTACTTGCCATTTTACGTGCCGAATCCGAAAAATTCATAAGGGTTAAAATTGAGTTGGATGATGAACGCTTATTAGATAGAATTGAAAATAGAATCATAACAACAAACAATGCCTGTGGACAGCAAATTGAACTAGCCCTCGCAGATGCCTATAAAAGATTGTTGTTTCCGTCCCTATCCAATGAATTGCTCAAGGGAGCAAAAGAAAAAGCGGATGATGAAGCTATTGCTGTTTTCTCCAATAATCTAAGACAATTATTACTTGGCGCACCTCTAGGCGAAAAACGTATTCTTGCCATAGATCCAGGTTTTAGAACGGGTTGTAAAGTGGTTTGCTTAGATGCACAGGGCAATTTAGTACATAATGAAACAATTTATCCACATGCACCACAAAATGATGTTGCTGGGGCGATAAAGAAATTAAGTTCATTGGCAAATGCCTATAAGATAGAAGCCATAGCCATTGGTAACGGTACGGCATCAAGAGAAACAGAACAGGTTGTGAAAAAAGTGATTTTTAACAATCCTGTTGAAGTATTCGTAGTCAGTGAAGCCGGTGCCTCTATTTATTCCGCCTCTAAAATTGCAAGAGATGAATTCCCAAATTATGATGTTACCGTACGTGGTGCCGTTTCTATAGGCAGACGTTTGGCTGACCCACTTGCCGAACTGGTAAAAATTGATCCAAAATCTATTGGTGTAGGGCAATATCAACATGATGTGGACCAGGGCAAATTAAAGACCTCGTTAGATACGGTTGTTGAAAGTTGTGTAAATTCTGTGGGCGTGAACATCAATACAGCTAGCGTTCCTTTATTGAGTTATGTATCTGGTATTGGTCCTAAATTAGCCGAGAATATTGTTACCCAACGAAAAGAAAAAGGAGCTTTTAAAAGCAGGAAAGACATAAAGGATGTCCCGCGATTAGGCGGTAAGGCATTTGAGCAAGGTGCAGCGTTTTTACGTATTAAAGATGCTGAAAATCCGCTAGATGATTCTGCCGTACACCCAGAAAGTTATGGAATAGTCAAGCAGATGGCGAAAGATAAAGGAACAGAAATTCTATCATTGATCGGAAATAAAACGTTGCTCAAAGAAATTGATATTCAAAAATATTGCACCAATGATGTTGGACTGCCAACTTTAGAGGATATTCGTTCGGAGTTGGAAAAACCAGGGTTGGACCGTCGTGAGAAAGCAAAAGTGTTCACCTTTGATCAAACCATTAAATCTATTACTGATTTACATAGCGGTCAATTGTTACCAGGCATTGTAAATAACATTACCAACTTTGGTTGTTTTGTAGATATAGGTATAAAGGAAAGTGGACTAATTCATGTTTCCAACCTTTCTGACTCTTTTGTAAAAGATGTAAATGAACATGTGCATTTACATCAGCAGATTATTGTAAAGGTTTTAGATGTGGATGTTACGAGAAAACGTATTCAATTAAAGTTGCATAAATAA
- the metG gene encoding methionine--tRNA ligase, whose protein sequence is MSDIKTPSRYTITAALPYTNGPIHIGHLAGVYVPADIYARYLRLTGKDVAFVCGSDEHGVAISMKAKKEGVTPKDIIDKYHTIIKQSFVDFGITFDNYSRTSAQVHHDTASEFFVNLYEKGDFIEETTAQLYDEEAQQFLADRFVIGTCPKCGNEEAYGDQCENCGSSLNATDLINPKSTITGTVPTTKETKHWFLPLDRYEDFLREWILKGHKDDWKPNVYGQCKSWIDGGLEPRAVTRDLDWGIPVPVEGGEGKVLYVWFDAPIGYISSTKEWAAREGKDWEPYWKDENTKLVHFIGKDNIVFHCIIFPSMLKAEGSYILPENVPANEFLNLEGNKLSTSKNWAVWLHEYLIDFPEMQDSLRYTLTANAPETKDNDFTWKDFQARNNNELVAILGNFINRVVVLTNKYYDGKVPAAGSLTDVDTETLEQLRKYPEIISNSIERYRFREAGQELMNLARLGNKYLADAEPWKVIKVDEERVKTIMNVALQIAAGLAVLSEPFLPFTSKKLKNILNLYSSETERSRNLNWDNVSSKEDLLEAEHQINKGELLFRKIEDSEIQAQLDKLEATKKANEYENKQVMPQKDTITFDDFSKLDMRVGTIIEAEKMAKAKKLLVLKVDTGLDVRTIVSGIAESFKPEDIVGKKVTVLVNLAPRALRGVDSEGMILMTENADGKLVFVNPDEDGVGNGEGIN, encoded by the coding sequence ATGTCCGATATTAAAACACCTTCTAGATATACGATTACTGCTGCATTACCATACACAAATGGTCCAATACATATAGGTCATTTGGCCGGCGTATATGTTCCAGCAGATATTTATGCTCGTTACTTAAGATTAACAGGTAAAGACGTTGCTTTTGTTTGTGGTAGCGACGAACATGGTGTTGCCATTTCAATGAAGGCTAAAAAAGAAGGGGTAACACCCAAAGATATAATTGATAAATACCATACGATTATTAAGCAGTCTTTTGTCGATTTCGGTATTACGTTCGATAATTATTCAAGAACCTCTGCGCAGGTACATCATGACACTGCATCAGAATTTTTTGTGAATCTTTATGAAAAAGGAGATTTTATTGAAGAAACTACGGCACAATTATATGATGAAGAAGCACAGCAGTTTTTGGCAGATCGCTTTGTAATAGGTACTTGCCCTAAATGCGGTAATGAAGAGGCATACGGAGATCAATGTGAAAATTGTGGGTCTAGCTTAAATGCGACGGATTTAATTAATCCGAAATCAACAATCACCGGAACTGTACCAACAACCAAAGAAACAAAACATTGGTTTTTACCTCTAGACAGATATGAGGATTTTCTAAGAGAATGGATATTAAAAGGACATAAAGATGACTGGAAACCCAATGTATACGGGCAATGTAAGTCTTGGATCGATGGCGGCTTAGAGCCAAGAGCGGTAACCAGAGATTTAGATTGGGGAATACCCGTACCTGTAGAAGGTGGAGAAGGCAAAGTTTTATATGTTTGGTTTGATGCACCTATTGGATATATCTCTTCTACCAAAGAATGGGCAGCACGAGAAGGAAAAGATTGGGAACCTTATTGGAAAGATGAAAACACCAAATTAGTCCACTTTATAGGAAAAGATAATATTGTTTTTCACTGCATTATTTTCCCGTCTATGCTGAAAGCGGAAGGAAGCTATATTTTACCGGAAAATGTACCAGCAAACGAATTCTTGAATTTAGAAGGCAACAAACTTTCTACCTCAAAAAATTGGGCAGTTTGGTTACATGAGTATTTAATCGATTTTCCTGAAATGCAAGATTCGCTGCGTTATACGTTAACAGCAAACGCACCAGAAACAAAGGATAATGATTTCACTTGGAAAGATTTTCAAGCACGTAACAATAATGAACTAGTTGCCATTTTAGGTAATTTCATTAATAGAGTCGTAGTATTGACAAATAAATATTACGATGGTAAAGTACCCGCTGCAGGTAGCCTAACCGATGTTGATACCGAGACACTTGAACAATTAAGAAAGTACCCAGAAATAATTTCAAACTCTATTGAACGCTATCGTTTTAGGGAAGCAGGTCAAGAATTAATGAATCTTGCCCGTTTAGGAAATAAGTACTTAGCAGATGCAGAACCTTGGAAGGTAATCAAGGTAGATGAAGAGCGTGTAAAAACCATTATGAACGTTGCTTTACAAATAGCAGCAGGTTTAGCTGTTTTAAGTGAGCCATTTTTACCGTTTACTTCTAAAAAGCTAAAGAATATCTTAAATCTATATTCGTCGGAGACTGAGCGTAGTCGAAATCTAAATTGGGATAATGTTTCTTCAAAGGAAGATTTGCTTGAAGCAGAGCATCAGATAAATAAAGGAGAACTGCTCTTTAGAAAAATAGAGGATAGTGAAATTCAAGCGCAACTAGACAAACTAGAGGCAACAAAAAAAGCGAACGAATACGAAAACAAACAAGTAATGCCACAAAAAGATACCATTACATTCGATGATTTTTCTAAACTAGATATGCGTGTAGGTACTATTATCGAAGCTGAAAAAATGGCAAAAGCCAAAAAACTTTTAGTTTTAAAAGTAGATACAGGTTTAGATGTTAGAACTATTGTTTCTGGTATTGCAGAAAGCTTTAAACCAGAAGACATTGTAGGTAAGAAAGTAACCGTATTGGTCAACCTAGCACCTAGAGCATTACGTGGTGTAGATAGTGAAGGCATGATTCTAATGACCGAAAACGCAGATGGAAAATTGGTGTTTGTCAACCCAGATGAAGACGGTGTTGGAAATGGTGAAGGGATAAATTAA
- a CDS encoding aspartate kinase — protein sequence MKTISSVVEEYIKKKPFLQSALAQGIINLTSLSRIVKPEIEHELGKDIRNGAIVMALKRLSDDLEFRATHKILKVLKNIGEITVRSSLTDYTFLASDKILVHQAKLLEEINNNQDVFYTSSRGVNEINIVISNIMDKTVERLFKDEKCTQKAEELSSITVKLPAENVSVPGIYYFIFQRLAWEGIVLYEVISTTNEFTILVNDEQVDMAFKTIKDLKSL from the coding sequence ATGAAAACAATATCATCAGTCGTTGAAGAGTACATCAAGAAAAAGCCATTTTTACAAAGTGCTCTAGCACAAGGCATCATCAATCTTACATCACTATCTAGAATAGTAAAACCAGAGATTGAACATGAATTAGGTAAAGACATACGTAATGGCGCAATTGTTATGGCGTTGAAACGTCTTTCTGACGACCTAGAGTTTAGAGCTACGCACAAAATTCTAAAAGTGTTAAAGAATATAGGTGAGATAACCGTACGGTCTTCTTTAACCGACTATACTTTTTTAGCTTCAGATAAAATATTGGTACACCAAGCTAAATTGCTTGAAGAAATCAATAACAATCAAGATGTTTTCTATACCTCTAGTCGTGGTGTAAACGAAATCAATATTGTAATTAGTAATATTATGGATAAAACAGTTGAAAGACTGTTTAAAGATGAAAAGTGCACTCAAAAGGCCGAGGAGCTTTCATCTATCACCGTAAAATTACCTGCTGAGAATGTTTCAGTGCCTGGTATCTATTACTTTATCTTTCAAAGGTTAGCTTGGGAAGGTATCGTTCTATATGAAGTTATTTCTACAACCAATGAGTTCACCATTTTAGTAAATGATGAGCAAGTAGATATGGCGTTTAAAACGATAAAAGATTTAAAGTCGCTTTAG
- a CDS encoding DUF1800 domain-containing protein, translating into MEYFINCNTSTLAPYTANLDQLRAAHLYRRLGFSASVATINQATGQSAGALVDSLIDEALNMPEIATPTWANWNNDNYPADSDASNQLKREQKNEFQLAYANSLLNNNLRDRLSFFWSNHFVTELEVYNCNAYLYDYIDCLQRHSIGNFKTFTSEIGLTNAMLYYLDGVYNNGNNPNENYARELYELFTLGEGNAYTEEDIIETAKALSGYVERGEVGCSPVAFDATKHDAGPKTILGQTGNWGYDDVINILFEQRAPEIAEFICRKLYEFFVHPDSRDDANNAQMIIDGMAATFVTNDFELAPVLRLLFKSQHFFDDEAIGVIIKSPVDFYFNTLNESNFSYTDTNVAEMVNYSALLSQEIFEPFDVAGWQRDRSWINTNFMIGRWLTIESILEEFYMADNEQFRSFGLEISGNEGLTNSNPDVVARLIIDFILTKGLLNEEEYAKAFAIFRSDVEDVYYEGGNQESWTLATWPQGPFQVYLLFQYLARQPEFQLK; encoded by the coding sequence ATGGAATATTTCATTAATTGTAATACTTCTACTCTTGCTCCGTACACAGCTAATTTAGATCAGCTAAGAGCAGCTCATTTATACCGCCGACTAGGATTTAGTGCCTCTGTGGCTACTATTAACCAAGCAACGGGTCAATCTGCCGGTGCACTGGTAGATAGCTTGATAGATGAAGCTCTAAATATGCCAGAAATAGCTACCCCTACCTGGGCAAATTGGAACAATGATAATTACCCAGCAGATAGTGATGCAAGCAATCAACTAAAGAGAGAACAAAAAAATGAGTTTCAGTTAGCCTATGCAAATAGTCTTCTGAACAACAATCTACGAGATCGATTAAGCTTTTTTTGGAGCAATCATTTTGTAACAGAATTAGAAGTTTATAACTGTAACGCCTACTTGTATGATTACATAGATTGCTTACAACGCCACTCTATCGGGAATTTTAAAACCTTCACTAGTGAAATTGGGTTGACCAATGCCATGTTATACTACTTAGATGGTGTTTATAACAATGGTAATAATCCTAATGAAAACTACGCTAGAGAATTATATGAACTTTTTACCTTAGGAGAAGGCAACGCCTATACAGAAGAAGATATTATTGAGACCGCAAAAGCTTTAAGTGGTTATGTAGAACGTGGCGAAGTTGGTTGTTCTCCTGTCGCTTTTGATGCTACAAAACATGATGCGGGACCTAAAACCATACTAGGTCAAACAGGTAATTGGGGTTATGATGATGTCATCAATATACTTTTTGAACAAAGAGCTCCAGAGATAGCAGAATTCATTTGCAGAAAATTATATGAGTTTTTCGTTCATCCAGATTCTAGAGATGACGCCAATAACGCACAAATGATTATTGACGGCATGGCGGCCACATTTGTAACCAATGATTTTGAATTGGCACCTGTATTAAGACTTTTATTTAAGAGTCAACACTTTTTTGATGACGAAGCTATTGGTGTGATTATAAAAAGTCCGGTAGACTTTTATTTTAATACACTGAACGAATCTAACTTTAGCTATACTGACACGAATGTTGCCGAAATGGTCAACTACAGTGCATTATTAAGTCAAGAAATATTTGAACCATTTGACGTTGCCGGTTGGCAAAGAGACCGATCTTGGATCAACACAAACTTTATGATCGGCCGTTGGCTGACCATTGAAAGTATTCTAGAAGAATTCTATATGGCAGACAATGAGCAATTTCGCTCATTTGGTCTTGAAATATCAGGTAATGAAGGGTTAACCAATTCAAATCCGGATGTTGTTGCAAGACTAATTATAGACTTCATTTTAACGAAGGGACTTCTAAATGAAGAGGAATATGCCAAAGCATTTGCCATATTCCGAAGTGATGTAGAAGATGTTTACTACGAGGGTGGTAATCAAGAATCATGGACATTGGCTACTTGGCCACAAGGTCCGTTTCAAGTATATCTACTTTTTCAATATTTAGCGAGACAACCTGAGTTTCAATTAAAATAA
- a CDS encoding YraN family protein yields MGKHNEFGKEGEQIAVDYLKKKGYTITYKNYRYLKAEIDIIARKDDVLAIVEVRSRSSDFIENIAETVTPKKIKLLVMAADHYVTDNNLDVEVRFDIITILKNKSKFELEHLESAFYHF; encoded by the coding sequence ATGGGAAAACACAATGAATTTGGAAAAGAAGGGGAACAGATAGCAGTAGATTATCTTAAAAAGAAAGGATATACCATTACCTATAAAAATTACAGGTACCTTAAAGCAGAAATAGATATTATCGCAAGAAAAGATGATGTTCTTGCCATTGTTGAAGTGCGGTCTAGAAGTTCAGATTTCATAGAGAACATTGCAGAAACAGTTACACCCAAAAAGATTAAACTTTTGGTTATGGCTGCTGATCACTATGTAACCGATAATAATCTTGATGTAGAAGTGCGATTTGATATCATTACAATACTAAAGAACAAGAGCAAATTTGAGTTAGAACATTTAGAATCTGCCTTTTATCATTTCTAA
- a CDS encoding DUF1501 domain-containing protein yields MCNTHHTPFKGLQHEGHDEEHKTWSRRSFLQAMGIAGSGSMMLGSNMLSASAPSPLSAAISGAETDNILILIRLSGGNDGLSTVIPIEQYDSYANARPNIYVPESKVLKLTDEFGVPSYMSALAPMWEEGQFKAVHGVGYEGQSLSHFTGSDIFANTDIETTGFSGLNTGWMGRHFESIYPDYLVNPPAAPAAIQIGQFGSLVFQGDETNYAFVTSNVDQLEEIAESGVVYGLEDSLFNDCMYGDQLKFLRGVANTTYEYSGIIHDAYTRGQNQVEYQDNSFARQLALIARLIKGNLGTKVYMISMGGFDTHGNQPQAHAELMTKLSVAVNNFYEDVAFTQQDDKVLSMTFSEFGRRIFENGSNGTDHGKATPTLFFGSGLNGSAFVGDHPTLDDPDGRGNLEYTMDFRDLYATVLAEWLCVDVPLVEAHLLNYKPYVPVDLGFSCSGEAFPDIVYSDGEVTPPVYPDEEAETPFNPDLLNAVVHKPFYPTDSTPHIYLEMPFSAHVDIQLYNILGQKVGTVFNEMMFEGSTEINIRERMPEQLSTGKYIYRINVQNQKMSKSVMVA; encoded by the coding sequence ATGTGCAATACACACCATACCCCATTTAAAGGCCTACAACACGAAGGTCATGATGAAGAACATAAAACATGGAGCAGACGCTCGTTTTTACAAGCCATGGGCATTGCTGGCTCTGGCTCTATGATGCTAGGATCAAATATGCTATCGGCATCTGCGCCATCGCCTTTATCTGCGGCTATTTCAGGAGCAGAAACAGATAATATTCTTATACTAATTCGCCTATCTGGCGGTAATGACGGTTTAAGTACGGTAATACCTATTGAACAATATGATAGTTATGCCAATGCAAGACCTAATATCTATGTCCCAGAAAGTAAGGTTTTAAAATTAACCGATGAATTTGGCGTACCATCTTACATGAGTGCATTGGCGCCAATGTGGGAAGAAGGTCAATTTAAAGCGGTACATGGTGTAGGTTATGAAGGTCAGAGTTTATCTCACTTTACAGGATCAGATATTTTTGCAAATACAGATATAGAAACTACAGGTTTTAGTGGTCTAAACACCGGATGGATGGGAAGGCACTTTGAAAGCATCTACCCAGATTATTTAGTAAATCCCCCAGCAGCACCGGCGGCCATTCAAATTGGGCAGTTTGGTAGTTTAGTTTTTCAGGGTGATGAAACAAACTATGCATTTGTAACCTCAAATGTAGACCAGTTAGAGGAAATTGCAGAATCTGGTGTCGTATATGGTTTAGAAGATAGTTTATTTAATGACTGTATGTATGGTGACCAACTTAAATTCTTAAGAGGGGTTGCCAATACAACATATGAATATTCCGGTATTATACATGATGCTTATACACGTGGTCAAAACCAAGTTGAATATCAAGATAATAGCTTTGCACGCCAATTGGCACTTATTGCAAGGTTGATAAAAGGCAATCTAGGCACTAAAGTATATATGATATCAATGGGTGGTTTTGACACGCATGGCAATCAACCACAGGCACATGCTGAACTTATGACAAAATTATCTGTAGCGGTAAACAATTTCTATGAAGATGTAGCTTTTACCCAGCAAGATGACAAAGTATTGAGCATGACATTTTCTGAATTTGGTAGACGTATTTTCGAGAATGGATCCAATGGTACAGACCATGGTAAAGCAACGCCAACGTTATTCTTTGGTTCTGGTCTAAATGGTAGCGCCTTTGTTGGTGATCACCCAACGTTAGACGATCCAGATGGTAGAGGTAATCTAGAATACACTATGGATTTTAGAGACCTGTATGCAACAGTTTTAGCCGAATGGTTATGTGTAGACGTACCTTTGGTTGAAGCTCATTTATTGAATTATAAACCTTATGTACCGGTAGACTTAGGCTTTAGTTGTAGTGGTGAGGCTTTTCCTGACATTGTATATAGCGATGGCGAAGTTACTCCACCAGTATACCCAGATGAAGAAGCAGAAACACCGTTTAATCCAGACTTATTGAATGCCGTTGTTCATAAACCATTTTATCCAACGGATAGTACACCACATATCTATTTAGAGATGCCATTTTCGGCACATGTAGATATTCAACTTTATAATATTCTTGGTCAGAAAGTAGGCACCGTTTTTAACGAAATGATGTTTGAAGGTTCTACCGAAATAAATATACGAGAGCGCATGCCCGAACAGCTATCAACAGGTAAGTACATTTATCGTATCAATGTACAAAACCAAAAAATGAGTAAATCAGTGATGGTAGCTTAA
- a CDS encoding TlpA family protein disulfide reductase: MKVLFNICLLFISISSIAQGSIAGNFSPPKDFKWLIAYELTPNGERYRVDTAVKDGAFNLEMPATSQAGMYRLVYAVPQDEFYIDVIYNKKEDVKFNFNLQDGLTITNSEENKWYREYFSKITDAQDKLIEFYETQNEPNREYSNIIKELNTIQTSFEEKHATTIAHKFIKANRSYIPSEFENLETFLKNKKQHHFDHLVITDPILQGSNFLTDKFASYVFSALPANITTKEQLAVEINKNIKTTAEFIKTTPIGFQEKAMHKLWKIAEVNSMSVVQDYIFKNYLKKLAVTNNNQKLVDEIEMASRLRIGAISPDITWQANGKKHSLLTMEAADNYLLVFWSSTCSHCLKELPQLHKEVKDYENLKIIAVGLEDDDVNWKEVSATLPAFNHAIALGRWESDYAHTFGIQSTPTYFILDSEKRFLAKPESDKEVVEFLEN; the protein is encoded by the coding sequence ATGAAAGTTCTCTTTAATATTTGCCTCTTATTTATTTCAATAAGTTCTATAGCCCAAGGTTCCATTGCCGGAAACTTTTCACCTCCTAAAGATTTTAAATGGTTAATAGCCTATGAACTTACACCAAACGGTGAACGGTATAGGGTTGATACAGCAGTAAAAGACGGTGCTTTTAATTTAGAAATGCCTGCAACCTCACAAGCAGGGATGTATAGATTGGTATATGCCGTACCACAAGATGAGTTTTATATCGATGTCATTTACAATAAGAAAGAAGATGTAAAATTCAATTTCAATCTTCAAGATGGCTTGACCATTACTAATTCTGAAGAAAATAAATGGTACCGCGAGTACTTTTCTAAGATAACTGACGCACAAGATAAGTTGATAGAATTCTATGAAACCCAAAACGAACCTAACAGAGAATACAGTAATATTATAAAAGAGTTAAATACGATACAGACCTCTTTTGAAGAAAAACACGCTACTACCATTGCCCATAAATTCATTAAGGCTAACAGAAGTTATATACCTTCTGAATTTGAAAATTTAGAAACCTTTCTAAAAAATAAAAAACAACATCATTTTGATCATTTAGTAATTACTGACCCTATTTTACAAGGTTCTAATTTTTTAACCGATAAATTCGCTAGTTATGTCTTTTCAGCATTGCCTGCAAATATTACTACAAAAGAGCAATTAGCAGTTGAGATCAACAAAAACATAAAGACTACGGCAGAATTTATAAAAACTACACCTATCGGTTTTCAAGAAAAGGCTATGCATAAACTCTGGAAAATAGCTGAGGTAAATAGTATGTCTGTGGTACAAGACTATATTTTTAAAAATTATTTAAAGAAACTTGCCGTAACCAACAACAACCAAAAATTAGTTGATGAAATAGAAATGGCATCACGATTAAGAATTGGAGCCATATCTCCAGATATTACATGGCAGGCAAATGGCAAGAAACATTCGCTTTTAACCATGGAGGCAGCAGATAACTACCTCCTTGTTTTTTGGAGCAGTACATGCTCGCACTGCTTAAAAGAACTACCTCAACTTCATAAAGAAGTAAAAGATTATGAAAATCTTAAAATAATAGCTGTTGGTTTGGAAGATGACGATGTTAATTGGAAAGAAGTTTCTGCAACATTACCGGCTTTCAATCACGCCATTGCATTAGGTAGATGGGAAAGTGACTATGCACATACTTTTGGCATACAAAGCACACCTACCTATTTTATACTAGATAGCGAAAAACGATTTTTAGCTAAACCGGAATCTGATAAAGAAGTTGTAGAATTTCTAGAAAACTAA
- a CDS encoding tellurite resistance TerB family protein: MTEYTKEEKLAIVKMVDYVILADSKVDPAEMRYLTQLMVRLSFDSFFIGEARNLDKEKAFKILSLMSLPKKRELAKLLDEVAISDGFVHEKEVLKIAEALDHMEIEKEFS, encoded by the coding sequence ATGACAGAGTACACAAAAGAGGAGAAATTGGCTATAGTTAAAATGGTAGATTATGTTATTCTAGCTGATAGCAAAGTAGACCCTGCAGAAATGCGCTACCTTACTCAACTTATGGTTCGTTTGTCTTTTGATAGTTTTTTCATAGGTGAAGCTAGAAACTTAGATAAAGAAAAAGCCTTTAAGATATTAAGCTTAATGTCATTGCCTAAAAAAAGAGAACTCGCGAAACTTTTAGATGAAGTGGCTATTTCTGACGGATTTGTACATGAAAAAGAGGTTCTAAAAATAGCTGAGGCCCTAGATCATATGGAGATTGAAAAAGAATTTTCATAA